The DNA window GCACAGTCAGGCTTCCACGTCTCATCGCTTGCTGGCAGCGCTGCTGCCCAGGCCGCGCTGCTTCTAGGGATGTTCCCCTCTGATGGATACACGCTCATTGAGGAGAATGGCGCTCTGAAGCTTGGATGGAAGGATCTGTGCCTTCTCACAGCATCTGCTTGGCGCCCAATTCAAACTACTGGCCGTTAGGATCAAGGGAAATTTATAGAGCTAAATTATCACTTCATCTTACTTATTAGATGCAATTGCCTAGTTCTTTTGCTTCTTTAGATGCTGAATTTGGTCAATtctgagaaaaagaaaaaaaaatgaaaacattcTGATCACTAATTGCCAGATCTCCACAGTGGTAGTTACTACTTACTAATGTTCAGCTCAGCTTAGTTTTtattcagttcatcatccactTAACCATTCTGGcaaatttagtttattgtgCCATTTTATTGTGCTTCTTAGCCCTTACTGACGTTAGAGATGGAAGATATCATATGGCTGGTGATCAGAAAATCTAATATCTGGTGGTTAGCGAGTTTAATTAGATTCTTGATTGTCTTGCCTTGCCAATGATTACTGAGTAGTATTGTAATTGTTCATCTAGTATGAGAAGTCTAGTGTACATTTAAGATAGTGCTCCAGATTTTCCCCAGAAAATGAGTGGAGGTTTCTGCTGAATACCTAATGATGGTAGCACAGGTGTTGTGTACTTCCAAATCATGATGTTGGTGGCTTTAGTTGCTGTTTATATTTTGCtgatttctttcttgttttttatttgaaatgaCTGATCTTTTCACTGCTGATTTGGTATATCACTGTTCTTACACTTCTCTGTTAGTGGCTATTATCTTATGGAATTCACTTATTCCTGTATTCATTGGATATACATGGTTTACTTTAACATCCTTTTCACCTTTCCGGCCATGGTAGTGATTAGCTTGTTAAAGTCTTTGCTTACTGGACACTTCCGGCAATTATAACCTTTTGAATAATCAGCTTGGTTCCACGTTTCTTTATCAACCAATGTCACCTTCCACGATTGAGATTCTGGGGATTTTGTTACTTGACCATCCCCATCAAGAAATCCCACTCCActagttttgcaattttttttttggttcctgGCTAACCTAAGCCAAACGGGCTTCTTGGGCATTGTTTACCAGGACGTCGTTGTCTCGCATACTCTTGGGCATTATAGTATATCAGCATGAATGTTTTGGTTGAGATTTTATTTGCCTTTAGTTGGTTTGGTAACATTCTGAAGTAGTTtaacaccccccccccccccaacacaACATCCCCCACCTCTGTATGCTGGCTTTGTCTATCATTTGCTGCATCTTATTGGCCTACCAACTTTATGCAAAATACTAAGTGTCTGGATGAGTGTTATTAATTTTCTGGCAGATGACTGCACATTGTTTGCTTTGCTAAAGAGTGTCAGTTTTTGGCATAGCCCTTCCAACCAACTATATATTGCCATACCACTGTTGGAAATAGTAACTGCCTTAGGTTCCTAGTCACATTTCCAAAGTGGGCTATTATATGCCAATGTGGTAATCTTGAAGCGAATCATCACTTCGAATCAAGAGTTGGAACTTTGACCCACCTGATGCAATTATCCTCTAATGAAGCAATTGCTTCTTACTTACACAACTTATTATGGAGAGGTTGGGATTGGGGGGCAGAGTGGGGAGAGAAGGCAAGCTATAAATTTGTTTCCCAGTGATGCCTTTAGACCTCTGCCTGCCTTGCCATGATGGGGTGATGCATGGGTTCTTTCTtctactgctactactacaaaagcttctctctctctctcatattgtatctctctctctctcctccaagAAAGGGTCCAAGCAAGGGCCCAATCTTTTCTTGTCCCCAGGGCCCAGCATTGTGCCCAAGGAGTAGTCCTTTTCTAGCAGCAGAGGAGGCCGTGCCCTGTTGTCTCTTGTTCTCTTGTGGTAGTGTGGGGGAGCTACTGGCACAGGTCAGCTTGGAAAGACACTGACTTCTCTTGCTctctgcattgcattgcattacATTGCAGCCTTGGAGTTGCAGAAAAGGGTTGCCACTCCAGTGGAATGGTTTTGGGAATGATGATGATAGTTGAGAGTGGTTGTTGAACGTCTTCAGTCCATCCCAGGAAaggcctctctctctctctctctctctctctctctggtgTTCTTCATCACCTGATGTGATGGTTAACATCCTCTACTCTTTGGTGCTTGTAAAGGGTAATTTGCAAGGACTGTCGCCAGAACTGACTACAGTGATTATTGGTTGAGCATTTCATCAGAAACTAGTAGTACCTGAATCCTGATGATATGGTTTACTTAGCATTAAATTGATGATGATTGCATGATCAGTGGGCCAAGGAACATGCAAGCAGTGCAATGGTCCTGAAATATTCCTCAATCATGGAGGAACAAACCAAATCAAATTGCACACTGTGTGTGAATTgtgatgtgtgtgtgtgagataGAGCAAGCTAGCAGCCAAGCAAACATACCTACAGCACGTTGCTCCTGGCTTATTAGATTGTGGACCTGGGTGTGTTGGGAGGACTGCATTGCCTCGATAGTGTCTGCCATAGCCATAGGAGTATGATATGATCATATCAGATGGGGAAAATTGTGGATTGGAACTGTGGGCTTTCTTCTTTCTGTTGTCTGATTGTTTGCTTCTTGGTAGCATTATTAATGGCCGAAAGGATGAGAGCAGAATCCAGAGGAGTGGGTGAATATGCATTCATTTTGGTTTGTAACTGGGCTGAGTACTAACCAGAGGCTGCAGGTGATAGTAAATTGGCCCTGgtaaattgcagaatatgagTTACTGTGTGCAGTGTCTGCCGGTGTAGCAGAAGCAGAAACAGTGCAGTGCACGCCTCTCCCGTGCCAATGGTGTGCTTACATCCCTGCTCTGTCTTGGGTTCAGTTGATGAGTTTTCAACAAGCCGAAGCCTGAAAGGCAAAAATGGGGGCAGAAGCCTGAAAGGGCACCTCCCAGAAAATACTAAAACCAAAGAATTATAAAACTGAGTTAGGCTGTATTGTATTAGAATTTTGGGAATGTATATTTGtcctgaatatatatatacctaatTCCAAAATTTAGGTTTAGGGATCAattttagagcatctccaagagatatCTAACATTGATctctaaaattgaattttgggAATTgtgttagaaaatatatctctaaaaagtttctaatacattcctaatatttacacatatcTAAAAGTAGCTCACATGTATCCTAAATTTGGGGTAAAAATATGTGTTCCTAatatacattatttatttttagatttctattGGAGAAATGTGTAATTTGTatgttcaatatttttttaagatgaacTCAGTACAAGTTtatgaaaagtaaaatattaacaTTCTCTTCAAGATGCTTAGACACCTACGAGCATTTCATCAGAAACTAGTACCTAAGCCCTAAAATttgaacattaaaattttaatttagagttatttttgaGGATTCTTTTAtcgtagattttttttagtattttcttaTAGAATAAAACGTTTTacacatagatttttttaatcgttaataagttattttgcttatgtaaTTGTGCTTAATTTCAACAAAACAGCACGCCAAAAAGAAACAAGGACAAACACAGACTTACTACAGTTGAGGCCTGAGCTGATGCTGCCTTCCTGTGAGTGTGGCACAGGAAGAAGATGACACACCGGATGGCCATGGCCACATGCCACCGTATCCAATAGAAGAATGACCACCACCATCGCAGCGACGGTGACGGTGCTTCAAAAAAGGGTTCGTTGATCGGCTTAGAGCAACTATAACAGCAGGTAAACCGGCTAAATGCTAAGACGAAGGAGAGATGGGAGGAGATGACAATTGGACTATAAGGTTATAGTCAACTCTGTTAtaagaactaaaaaaactttatgagAGAGACAAGTAGGTCATGTATTATATAAGTGAGCTGAGAGGAGACTACTAGGATTCTTATAGCCGGTTTGCTGACTATATTAGTAGAAGATAGACGAGTAGAGAGACGGTGGAGGGAGAATTACTCTCTCTAACTGCTGGTTTACGAAGACGCAATCCACAACATTTTGCACAAATCTCGTTGTTTGAGTTCTTATCAATCTGAATGTTGCATAAAATAGACACTTTTGTGTCGCTTTAAATGAGATcgatcctttattttttttttttagaaaatctcTCAATTTTAGGTTCTAACTTGTTAGCTATCCCGGTACcattaatatttatagaaatcaaaagagattttgcaaaaagaaaataaaaaattgtacgGTTTGCTGTGGTAACCTGTCCCGGCGGTCGAGACCTAGGTGCAACTGCTTATATTGGCCCTTGATCCAGTGCCGTGTCATCGCCTTCTTGTTTGTGCTGTCTGTCTGTGACTTGGTAGCAACATTAATAACGTTCAGAAATGATGAGTAGAATTCAGAGGAGTTGGGTGAAGAAGGTAGCAGTATTGGTTTTTGGTAGGAGTAATTGCGAGCGTAGCAGTTGGCGATAAATTGGTGTGTCTCGCTCGTCGGAGACCAGTACGGTATACAAGTTACTgtaagctgctgctgcctctccaTCTTTGCCATTCCCATGCTACCTCCTCTCTTGTGTTTTATATTCAATCCTACTATTTCGCGGTAATTTGCTGTCTTCAAAAGCACAAATTTACTAGTCCATTTCACTATGGCGAAAGCATTCTCTGGAGTTCGCAATCACAAATCTATCGATCAATGATAGCAATTACAATGCGAGTACGTGAGAttacggtaaaaatgaaaaaaaaaaacgaagtgaaaaggaaaacaagactcgTAAATGATAATTGGGCTGGGTCGTTTCTCTATTTCTAGGCCCATTCCAGCCTTTGTGGGCTCAATTGCCAAGGAAGTCTAACGAGTTCTGTTGGGCTGGAAGAGGTCAAAATGATAGGACGTATGTTCCAGTCAAGCTTGAGAAgagtaattttaatatttctgAAATGTTTAGCACAAATCAAGGTTAATGATAAAAGGCTATGATCAATAAATAATGAATGGACGAGGTGGAATGATAGGTGGGGCCAAGTAGAAAAAATCTTCAATTAAAAATGATTGATATGACAAGTTATACCATAAATAGCtgtaaaatgcttatattttggtacgtGATTCAAATTCcaaaatacttacattttggAATAGAATGAGTAATGCAAAATCTGTAAAGACAAAAGCAAATCAAGTTTAACAAAATCTTTGTGAAAAAAGTTTGAGATTATTAGAAACAACGGATGAGAATATGCCTTTTATCTTTTGGCCTCTAGTcaattttttggattataaatctataaattCTCACGatctaagtaaaaaaaaaatctaaactattGATGGAGCTGAAAATTCCAAGAGAACCTACAGTGCACTTGTTAGAAGTTTTCTCAAACAGAatggtgaagaaaaaaaaatgcactgaCTAATCAAAGGAAATGAGGATGCAAAAGGATGACCAACTTGGTTGGTAGCACAAGCCGCAAGTTTAAAACCAAGGAAATAAAAGTCTTCTTCACCcccataaatttaatttaaattacatTCGTGATGATATGCAACCTCGCAGGGACAGACAGAAGCACACGCACGCAATTAACTGCACATCCCTTTCTTGATTCTTGTCCTTGATCCCAAGTCATCAGATCAAAGTGTACTATCTCTGTctcgaaataagattattttttagttttccgatacaatattttggctcttcgttttatttaaaatttttttacgattagtatttttgttcttactcGATGataatagatgataaaatatgaatagaactttatgtattactattttttttaagttttttataaattttttaaataagacgaatggtcaaacgttgaataaaaaaaagaaaaaataaagttattataggacagagataaaagaaaagatcacAAGTTGATAAATAGTATGAGATCCTgacaaaaggagaaaaaggtctaaaatatagaaaaaagaaagaaagaagaaaactgaaaaggaaaggggaggGGTCTCCACGGAGTTCACTTCCTGCCTATTACCTCCGCACGGCAGGCAACCACCAGTCCACCACCATGTGGCGCGGGGCCGCctcccacctcctccgccgcgcgcatCCCCCGTCTCCGGCAGCCGCCACCGGAGCAGCCTGCGCGCTCCGCCACGTGCGCCTCTTCTTACCGCCTTCGCATCATCCTCCACGGCtagcggaggcggagccggaggtgacggcggcggaggcgcggagGCTGGTGCGGCTGGTGGGCGTGGAGGCGCTCAAGCGACGGCTGAGGGACGGGCGGGACGAGGTGGTCGGCTACGGGGAGCTCCTCGACGCCTGCGTCGACGCTGGCGCCGCGCGCACGCgccgcgacgcggaggcgctCGTCCGGGCCAtggacgacgccggcgtcgtgcTGCTGTTCCGGGACAAGGCCTATCTCCACCCCGAGAAGGTGACATTTCTCCCAAATATCGCCCCGTCTTTCTCATACTTGCACCATGCACCATTACATCGTTGAATTCTTGATTTGCACCTCCCTTTAGAATCTCTATACGAAGTTCTTTCATGGCGATTTCGTTCAGATTCGAATAGGTCCCTTTTGCCCCCAAATGCGTGATTCCATGCGTGTCGAGGGAATTTTACTTGTGTAATGACAACTGATGTGCTGATTGGTTTTAGGCCATTTAGATATTCAGATGCCTCTGTGTTAATGCCCATTTCTTTTGCTGGCATGCAATGTCAGCAGTGTTTCTGAAATGGAGGATCAAATTGGATATGCACAATACATTTAGAGCTACTTAACTCCTATTGTAACTAATTTTGTACAGTAATTGTTTTAGTACACTTAGAGATTTAGATGCTCTTATATTAcaccccatttttttttggacctGCAACTTCTCTATAATGTTTCTGAAATGGAGGTCCAAGTTTGATATGGGCAATATATTTCAAGTAAATCAAATTGTATAACGATGCAATGCAATAGTTGCAAATGCAATCttgttcaaaattaatttcttttcacAGCCCATGAGGCCACAAAGTATTGGATTGATGTACTCGACACGAATTTATAGAATTTATCAGAAACAGTGGAAATGAGATATGTTTATGACTATTCACAATATGGTAAAACCAAATATGTTTACTTTTTCCAGTCTACAACAAAACGTTCTTCACCTACCTTGGTCATAACAAAGACCATACAACACTCTAACCGGGAAAAGCAAATACTAAAAATGGCTTTGTAGTTGTCTTTTGTGCCATTCATAACTTCTCAACATCCAACCTTGGCAAAGTGTGCAGCTTTATTCCATGAGTTATGGACACTACACCCACCAAAGTTTAATGCTTATCTTAATGCACATAATGTCATCACTTTGTGATGATTTCTccctgtttctttttctttttgttcatTTCTAGGAGGGGAGCAGGGGGAGTTTTTGCTTTTCACTCGAGAAATGATAATCATGCCTAATTGCCTGATCAATATTCGGAACAGAATGACATTTATGCTATTAAACTGaagcatgttttatttttgacaaTTTTTAGGTAGTTGACCTGGTTCGAAGAGCTGTGCCGCTTGCAGTCTCACCAGGGAATGATTCAAGAAAGGAAGAGCTGAAGCAGCTCCAGGAGAAGAAGGAAGAGATCGACAGGGTGGCGCACAAGCAGGTCCGGCGCATCCTGTGGTCTGGACTAGGTTTCTTCATGTGCCAAGTTGGGCTCTTCTTCCGTCTTACTTTCTGGGAATTCTCATGGGATGTGATGGAGCCAATTGCCTTCTTCACAACAGCATCTGGCCTGCTCGTTGGTTATGCATATTTCCTCATTACTTCAAGGGATCCGACGTATCAAGACTTCATGGAGAGGCTGTTTTTGTCAAGACACAGAAAGCTTTGTGCCAGGCACAGGTTTGATATGGAAAAATACATTGAGTTGCAGAAGCACTGCAAGTGTCCTCTAGAAGGTCATTATTCTCATGGTCCTAAGTTTCATGACTTGTAACACCAAGATTGGAAATTTTCTTCTGTTGTTGCTTGATGGTTGATGCTGACAGTGTATTCCCTAACAGTAAATGGCTACCTTACTATATCTATTTCTGCGAAAAATATGACCAATTCTTAAAGGAACATTTCCAGAAAGCAGCAATGACCTAAAAAATGTTGTATACTTATTGTGGATAAATGGAAATGATTGATCTTTGTAGAAATCACCAATCACTTACAGACTAGGCTACCCTGCTTATATTCCTAGcttttagatttatctctatgtgtgtgtgtttaagaaaaaaaaattccaatttACACCATCGAACTCTTATGCTTGTCTAAAATACACCGATGTACTACCAAACCGAGTATAATACACCCTACAATCGTGAGTACTGGACTTAACCCCCCTCCCCTGACTATTTTCACCATGTTTTTTTGGGCACGTTAGATGACATGGAGGCCCTCTTCACGTCGGCGCATAGGATTATATGGCCCAAGCCCATATTGGCTCTATCATTTTACATGACTTGGTGACGACTTTATCATTATTAACTCACTCATTGTCTCCAATCATCTCTATAGGATAGTCATCTGAATCATCGTTACCACTAGATTCTTCCAACTCGTCGACGAATTAGTCACTAGCAACCTCATCTTGTTTGCTTCAATATCCTTGTTTCCTCAATGGCACATACCTTCTAGTCCGCAAACCAACAAGGAGGCCTCCTATTAGCTGCATCGGTCTCAAGCACCACCTACACCACCGCCTTGGCAGCCCAGTCTCGCTGCTCCCGTAGCTCCACCTACGTTGTTGTCCTGGCAATGCTGCTGTGCACCCTTGCAGCTCCACGCTGTTGCCGCCAACACTTGTGAGAAGGCAAAACTGATCGAGACTGCATATGCTTGGCCCATATAATCATATGCACTAACTTGGCGAGGGCTGTCGTGGCAAGCTCAGGTAACAAGGCATCCGATGTGTCCAAAAACCATGGTGAAAACAACCTGGGGGAGAGGTGTCTGGTATTGATAGTTGGAGGGTGTATTATATCCGGTTTTAAAGTTTGAGGGGTGTATTTTCGACGAACATAAGAGGTCGAGGGTATAAAATGAAGTTTCCCCCTTTTTAACCTAAGTTGTGTTTCTACACCAAACCAAATGCTACACTTCCCTGCTTATATtgacatgaaaaaaacaagacaACCTGTGACGATTGCTGAAAGCAACAACAATACAATTTACCCCTATTGAGATACCACTACCTTACACTCTAGTAAACCTGCAACTTAAGGGTGAAATTCTCACATGCTCTTTAAAAAACCAGAAATGCTCGCATGCTTTATATCTCTAGTAAACCCAACATTATCTTGCATATCTCATATAAGTAAGGTCATGTGCGAGAAGAAAACACCTCTatagtaaaataataaatgaaaacatGACCCACAGTGATGGTAAATGACATACACATTGTTTGGGATCTTTACTTAGAGTGCCAAGATGTTTAAATGCGCAagacatttaaatttatttagattgaTATTGCCCCAGGTTCCATCTGATCACACATGATGATGTATGACTTTTAAACTATTACATTTTAATACCAGACACCACCAACAGTGGGAGTGTTGCATGGAGTACTATAGTAGCTCGGGTAGATGCCACAGATGGATGGCAACTTCCAGGCGAGAAGAGCTTGGGCTTGAGCTTCATCAAAGTACATGCCACCAAACTGTTGTAGCTGTAGCTGTTGCATTATTGCCTGAACACTGCTAATGGTTTGACAATGGGACTGTTGCGCCATCAACCTGAGCTGTTGGCAGCACTGTTGTTGCATGATTTGGCAGTTTCTCAACGGAGAAACAACTGATTGCAAGAAAGGAGTTGCCGCTATGCTGCACTGCTGCCTTACAAATTCATTGCATGGGTTAAGCATTTGTTGCTGCAAAAGGAGTTGCTGTTGTAACAAATATTGCCCATAACCttgattataagcataaaattGTGCAGATGCGCTGGTTGTAGCCAAAGCAAGGAGAGCAACGACGAAAATGATCTTCATTGTTGCAGTATGCTAGTTCTGTTGTTTTTCTCTATTATTTGAGTTGTGTGAATGATGAGAAGGGTATTCATTTTACCTCTATTTATAGATGCAATATAGGCTGTTCCATTCAATTGCTTTGGAGTGTTAGTTTTGATGAGACATTTTGTCAAGATAGAATGAGTCACATCATTTGGAAGTTTTGTTAGGTAGTCTTACAAATGGCACTGGATACCATCATCAAAGTAACTTTTGTGATCATCTCATATTCATCATAGATTGCAATCAAGATAATGCTATGACTCATCACTCACTTTACAAGCAAGATAATGATATGGTTACATCCTTTTTTACGAAAAGTTTAATGTTTTGTAAGTTATTGTTTAGACATTACAACACGTACAGGAATAATGCATGGACCTTTAATGCCATATCACCCTAAGGACGTGTTCTAATCATCTTTTGCCTAAAGCTTTTCTTCGGcacaaaaaaagagaaacatcattagcacatgattaattacgTATCAACTATTATAATCTtgaaatagatttatttgctGTTTATAACAGTTTCTACATAAAAAGTTTCCGCATGTAGCATTTaacagtttaaaaaacatgctaATGGAAAACGAGGAGTAGCTAAGCTCTATTAGCTGATTAGAGCATGCCCTAAGCTTGTTCTACaatataatttagatatagccacaaatataattttcagATTTCTTTTATGGGCCAGTATTGAATGCTCTAGTGGAAAATTAATAATGTAGAATAAGTTAATGTAATAAATCAATCATTAGTTTGATTTACATAGGTTTACATGAACTAACCAACTTCCTCTTGACGTGGGGGTTGATATAaatcttgatatttttatgaaccAACgttataatattttgcaacATAATAAGTTCACCAAGTTTGTTAATCTTGTATTTCCCctgatcaaataaaaaaggcaaTTGAAATAAGAACCGGAGAGAAACAT is part of the Oryza brachyantha chromosome 11, ObraRS2, whole genome shotgun sequence genome and encodes:
- the LOC102717939 gene encoding calcium uniporter protein 6, mitochondrial-like produces the protein MWRGAASHLLRRAHPPSPAAATGAACALRHVRLFLPPSHHPPRLAEAEPEVTAAEARRLVRLVGVEALKRRLRDGRDEVVGYGELLDACVDAGAARTRRDAEALVRAMDDAGVVLLFRDKAYLHPEKVVDLVRRAVPLAVSPGNDSRKEELKQLQEKKEEIDRVAHKQVRRILWSGLGFFMCQVGLFFRLTFWEFSWDVMEPIAFFTTASGLLVGYAYFLITSRDPTYQDFMERLFLSRHRKLCARHRFDMEKYIELQKHCKCPLEGHYSHGPKFHDL
- the LOC102704923 gene encoding prolamin PPROL 17D-like; this translates as MKIIFVVALLALATTSASAQFYAYNQGYGQYLLQQQLLLQQQMLNPCNEFVRQQCSIAATPFLQSVVSPLRNCQIMQQQCCQQLRLMAQQSHCQTISSVQAIMQQLQLQQFGGMYFDEAQAQALLAWKLPSICGIYPSYYSTPCNTPTVGGVWY